CGTCATTCATTATATGAACAGAATTATTAATCATATTAGCAAGTATTACCTTTTTATTATTGTAGGATATAATATTATCAAGTCTTCTGATATTAAATTGGATATTAATTACAGCTATTATTACCACAAATACCATAATAACCATAATAAGACCAAAACCCAACCCAAGCCTTGTACCAACTGAATAATTCCTCAGATGAATCATTGTGCGACTCCGTTTATCTCATATCTTTCTTTAACAGCAAAGGCATTCCATTGTATTTTATGTGTTCCAAGGACGTCCTGGCCAATTTCTGAATATTTGCAGGCAGAGATACATAATGAAGTGTCATTGCATACTGCTGACCGTCATATATGAGCCATTCAAGCATCCTAACCAATTCTCTTGCAATGTTTAAATCCCTTCCAGCATAGTTTTGCTCCTTGAATACGGCCATAAAGGTAAAGCAGCTTATAGGATATGCCTCTTTTACAGAGGCTTCTATGAGGGTAGAATATCTATCATCGTATTGATAAGAATTTGCTGCATGTCTTATAGTCTCTACAGAGGGTTTTATAAACTCCCCTGCATCATTCATGATATAACCTGTAGGTAGATTGTTTGCCAATGCATAGACAAGTTCTACATAGCCGATTGAACCGCTTTTCTGTTTTACAACACCGGCAACACCCGGGTTACCCCTTACCTCAATACCTGGTAATCCAAAGAGCCTATTTTTTATTCCGATCCTGTTTTGCCATTCTTTATTATGTCTACTCAAGAATTCAGTAAAAACATATGTTGTTCCACTTCCATCAGAACGCCTTACAACAGTAATAGGCTGTTCAGGTAGCTTTATGTCTTTATTTATTTGCATCAATTTCGGGTCATTCCATTTGCTTATCTTCCCTAAAAAAATGTCTACCAATATTTCAGGGGTAAATCTGACAGAAGGGTTTCCTGATAGATTGTAGGTCACTACAACTGCGCCTATGCATGTAGGTATATATATTAGTGAATCTATGTCTTTAGGAAAGCCATCAACTCTTATGAAATCTGTCCCTGCAAAGTCTATTTCCTTTGATAATAAAGACCTAAGCCCATCACCTGAGCCAACCCCTTTATAATTAATCTTGATCTTTTTTTGATTGCTATAAATATTTAATGCCTTCATATAAAAGGGAAGGGGAAAGGTAGCGCCTGCGCCATTTAACTCAATTTCTCTTGAATTAGCAGAACCATGAGATAAAATCATAAAAAAACAGCAGATGGATA
The sequence above is drawn from the Syntrophorhabdaceae bacterium genome and encodes:
- the pstS gene encoding phosphate ABC transporter substrate-binding protein PstS, with the protein product MILSHGSANSREIELNGAGATFPLPFYMKALNIYSNQKKIKINYKGVGSGDGLRSLLSKEIDFAGTDFIRVDGFPKDIDSLIYIPTCIGAVVVTYNLSGNPSVRFTPEILVDIFLGKISKWNDPKLMQINKDIKLPEQPITVVRRSDGSGTTYVFTEFLSRHNKEWQNRIGIKNRLFGLPGIEVRGNPGVAGVVKQKSGSIGYVELVYALANNLPTGYIMNDAGEFIKPSVETIRHAANSYQYDDRYSTLIEASVKEAYPISCFTFMAVFKEQNYAGRDLNIARELVRMLEWLIYDGQQYAMTLHYVSLPANIQKLARTSLEHIKYNGMPLLLKKDMR